One stretch of Nodularia sp. LEGE 06071 DNA includes these proteins:
- a CDS encoding S66 peptidase family protein, protein MQSKILPPPLQPGDLLRVIAPSGALREFEAFGRSVEIWRSRGYRVEIMPKLADKWGYLAQKDEFRREQLSTAWSDPDCRGILCTRGGFGSTRILENWNWDLNSAPPKWLIGFSDITALLWSLYTAGISSVHAPVMTTLADETDWSIERLFDFVEGRPIRPLVGCGWGGGIASGLLLPGNLTVTTHLLATSILPHLDNVILAWEDVTEAPYRIDRMLTQWRLSGVLSKVRGIALGSFTQCEPPPNVPSFSVEQVLRDRLGDLGIPIVSDLPFGHDSPNAALPVGVLATLDADQGVLVIGH, encoded by the coding sequence ATGCAATCTAAGATATTACCCCCACCTCTACAACCTGGTGATTTATTAAGAGTAATTGCTCCTAGTGGTGCGTTGCGAGAATTTGAAGCATTTGGGCGGAGTGTAGAAATTTGGCGATCGCGTGGTTACCGAGTGGAAATTATGCCAAAACTGGCTGATAAATGGGGATATTTAGCTCAAAAAGACGAGTTTCGTCGCGAACAACTAAGCACAGCCTGGTCAGATCCAGATTGTCGGGGTATTCTCTGCACCAGGGGCGGATTTGGTAGCACCCGGATTTTAGAAAATTGGAATTGGGATCTCAATTCAGCACCACCAAAATGGCTGATTGGCTTTTCTGACATTACAGCTTTGTTATGGAGTCTTTACACAGCAGGTATTTCCAGTGTTCATGCTCCTGTAATGACGACTCTAGCAGATGAAACAGATTGGTCGATTGAGCGATTATTCGATTTTGTAGAAGGTCGCCCGATTCGTCCTCTGGTGGGTTGTGGTTGGGGCGGTGGAATTGCTAGTGGTCTGTTACTCCCAGGTAACCTTACGGTAACAACTCATCTTTTAGCTACATCTATACTACCACATCTGGATAATGTCATTTTGGCATGGGAGGATGTCACAGAAGCACCCTACCGCATTGACAGAATGCTGACTCAGTGGCGTTTAAGTGGTGTTTTGTCAAAAGTCCGTGGTATTGCATTAGGAAGCTTTACTCAATGCGAACCACCGCCAAATGTGCCTAGCTTCAGTGTTGAACAAGTCCTACGCGATCGCTTGGGTGATTTGGGCATTCCTATTGTATCAGATTTACCCTTTGGTCATGACAGTCCCAATGCAGCTTTACCAGTTGGTGTATTAGCCACATTGGATGCAGATCAGGGAGTATTAGTCATTGGTCATTAG